A genomic region of Brevibacillus sp. JNUCC-41 contains the following coding sequences:
- the xerD gene encoding site-specific tyrosine recombinase XerD yields MENQIRDFIHFLTIEKGLAKNTLVSYERDLRSYWSYLKDVETIEAWNDSRRVNILHFLMHLKDQGKSSKTVARHIASIRSFHQFLLREKVTEQDPSIHIETPKPERSLPKVLSMEEVEALLDAPKKMDEFGLRDKAMLELMYATGMRVSELISMDVSDVHASMGFVRCVGKGNKERIIPIGQTALGAIEHYMESSRGKMASPKHRTDSLFLNHHGNRLTRQGFWKILKKLVKSAQIEKEITPHTLRHSFATHLLMNGADLRAVQEMLGHADISTTQIYTHITNVRIKDVYSKFHPRA; encoded by the coding sequence ATGGAGAATCAAATTAGGGATTTCATTCATTTTTTAACCATTGAAAAAGGACTTGCCAAAAATACGCTCGTCTCGTATGAGCGTGACTTAAGATCATATTGGAGCTATCTGAAAGATGTTGAAACCATTGAAGCTTGGAATGATTCACGGCGGGTGAACATCCTGCATTTTCTCATGCATTTGAAGGATCAAGGGAAATCGTCGAAGACGGTGGCGCGTCATATAGCTTCCATTCGGTCTTTTCATCAATTTCTTCTAAGGGAAAAAGTAACCGAGCAGGATCCGTCCATACATATAGAAACACCAAAACCGGAACGAAGCCTTCCAAAGGTATTAAGCATGGAAGAGGTTGAAGCACTATTGGATGCCCCGAAGAAAATGGATGAATTCGGTTTACGCGATAAGGCGATGCTAGAACTGATGTATGCGACGGGTATGCGTGTCAGTGAGTTGATATCCATGGATGTGAGTGATGTCCATGCATCGATGGGTTTTGTCCGTTGCGTAGGGAAAGGAAATAAAGAGAGGATCATTCCGATTGGACAAACTGCATTGGGTGCGATAGAACATTATATGGAAAGTTCCCGGGGGAAAATGGCCAGTCCCAAGCACAGGACGGATTCACTTTTTTTGAATCATCATGGAAACAGGCTGACAAGGCAGGGATTTTGGAAGATTCTAAAAAAACTTGTAAAATCGGCACAAATTGAAAAAGAAATTACACCGCATACACTAAGACATTCGTTCGCGACACATCTATTGATGAACGGGGCTGATTTACGTGCCGTCCAAGAAATGCTTGGTCATGCGGATATTTCGACAACTCAAATTTATACACATATTACGAACGTACGGATCAAGGATGTATATTCAAAATTCCATCCGCGAGCTTAA
- a CDS encoding YqzK family protein — translation MMKTSLSLVLHTAKVMVLFVSFTVLFYIGMVWLNQEYQSYHRYDEPKGMAVKVSKAVDTGDDAWLERLMLFYLNGE, via the coding sequence ATGATGAAAACATCATTATCGCTTGTTTTGCACACGGCTAAAGTGATGGTTCTCTTTGTTAGCTTCACTGTTCTTTTTTATATAGGAATGGTATGGTTAAATCAGGAATATCAAAGTTATCATCGTTATGATGAACCGAAAGGCATGGCCGTAAAAGTATCGAAAGCTGTTGATACGGGTGATGATGCATGGCTTGAACGCTTAATGTTGTTTTATTTAAACGGGGAGTAA
- a CDS encoding Fur family transcriptional regulator has protein sequence MENRIDRIKKQLHSSSYKLTPQREATVRVLLEHEEDHLSAEDVYLLVKEKSPEIGLATVYRTLELLTELKIVDKINFGDGVSRYDLRQEGAAHFHHHLVCVECGAVDEIQEDLLEDVEDIVERDWNFKIKDHRLTFHGICHRCHDKEENKGE, from the coding sequence ATAGAAAACAGAATTGATAGGATAAAAAAGCAGTTACACTCGTCCAGCTACAAATTAACGCCTCAGCGAGAAGCGACCGTCCGCGTTTTACTTGAGCATGAAGAGGATCATTTAAGCGCAGAAGACGTTTACCTCCTTGTCAAAGAAAAGTCGCCGGAAATTGGATTGGCAACAGTTTACCGTACGCTAGAGTTGCTGACTGAATTGAAGATAGTAGATAAAATTAACTTTGGAGACGGGGTTTCCCGTTATGATTTAAGACAAGAAGGAGCTGCGCATTTCCATCATCATCTTGTTTGTGTGGAATGTGGTGCGGTAGATGAGATCCAGGAAGACCTACTTGAAGACGTAGAAGACATTGTGGAACGCGACTGGAACTTCAAGATTAAAGACCATAGATTAACCTTTCATGGCATTTGTCATCGATGTCATGACAAAGAAGAGAATAAAGGTGAATGA
- the spoIIM gene encoding stage II sporulation protein M, protein MKKKSVVQNAVMKHINEHSSLYVFITVLFLMGVIFGAILVNSLSFTQKEDLFYYLSQFFGQVSKGEFASSHDMFSQSIMHNIKYIGVIWILGISVIGLPVILVLLFIKGMVVGFTVGFLVNQMGWSGFLLSFVAILPQNIFIVPIFIVITVLAVALSMKMISRIFLKQVREPLKPIISRYIFSLVLSGLFLITAAAFEAYLSPSLMKNVVSLLGH, encoded by the coding sequence ATGAAAAAAAAATCTGTCGTACAAAATGCCGTAATGAAACATATTAACGAACATTCCTCATTATATGTCTTTATCACTGTGCTTTTTTTGATGGGCGTCATTTTTGGGGCAATATTGGTGAATAGTTTGAGCTTTACGCAAAAGGAAGACTTGTTCTATTATTTATCGCAATTTTTCGGACAAGTATCCAAGGGTGAATTTGCATCTTCGCATGATATGTTCAGCCAAAGTATTATGCATAATATAAAATATATCGGGGTCATCTGGATTCTGGGAATATCGGTCATCGGTTTGCCTGTCATCCTGGTTTTGTTATTTATAAAAGGGATGGTTGTTGGATTCACAGTCGGCTTTTTAGTCAATCAAATGGGATGGAGCGGATTCTTATTATCGTTTGTCGCCATTCTGCCCCAAAATATATTCATTGTCCCGATATTCATCGTAATAACCGTCCTTGCCGTCGCACTATCAATGAAAATGATCAGCCGGATTTTCCTAAAGCAGGTTCGTGAACCGCTGAAGCCGATAATTTCGCGGTATATTTTCTCATTGGTTTTGTCGGGGTTATTTTTGATTACGGCTGCTGCGTTTGAAGCATACTTATCCCCTTCTTTAATGAAAAATGTCGTAAGTTTATTGGGTCATTAA
- a CDS encoding GNAT family N-acetyltransferase → MKAILMDFPEKIETPRLYLRPCQPGDGLDLYEAIVHSKPELKQWLPFAHQDFSLETSEQNVLKSFADFILKEDIRLHIYRKEDDQFIGSTGLHRINWDIPKFEIGYWIDTRYSKLGYITEAVEKLTKFAFYHYGAKRVEIRCDPNNIASKRIPERLGYTLEGILRNDCLSADGKEVRDTSIYAKTTT, encoded by the coding sequence ATGAAAGCTATATTAATGGATTTTCCCGAAAAAATTGAAACCCCACGATTATATCTAAGACCTTGTCAACCTGGCGATGGCCTGGACCTTTACGAAGCCATTGTCCATTCTAAACCTGAATTGAAACAGTGGCTGCCGTTTGCACATCAAGATTTTTCGTTGGAAACTTCTGAACAGAACGTCCTTAAGTCCTTTGCGGACTTTATTTTAAAAGAGGATATCAGGCTCCATATTTATAGGAAAGAAGACGATCAATTCATTGGCTCCACTGGTCTGCACCGAATTAATTGGGATATCCCTAAATTCGAAATTGGCTATTGGATCGATACAAGATACAGTAAACTAGGCTACATAACGGAGGCAGTGGAAAAGTTAACTAAATTTGCCTTTTACCATTATGGCGCAAAACGAGTCGAAATCCGCTGTGACCCTAATAATATAGCCAGCAAACGGATTCCTGAGAGGCTGGGATATACCCTTGAAGGTATTTTGCGTAATGACTGCCTCAGTGCAGACGGCAAGGAAGTGCGGGACACCTCCATTTATGCAAAAACAACAACCTGA
- a CDS encoding endonuclease Q family protein has product MKEFYADLHIHIGRTRSGRAVKITGAKTLTFSNVLQVASERKGLDLIGIIDCHSPEIIEEIEAGILDGEITEKIEGGLQYKNTTIIPGSEIEIYDQNCNGPIHVLAYFPTLKAMKEFSSWMGGHVKNITLSSQRIYCDGRTLQKIVKSLGGLFIPAHVFTPFKSLYGKGVRSSLTEVFDPKLIDAIELGLSSDTEMVKDIEELDSYVFVTNSDAHSLGKIAREYQKVLLEEPSFNELAKALKEKGNRKVAVNYGLNPLLGKYHQTVCSGCLHQVLRDDEQCPECGNKSIIKGVSSRIEELSISELAGRNGRERPPYIHQVPLDFIPGLGPKSMEKLLAAFGTEMNILHEVTLEQLMEIVPEKLAFYIDSARKGTLSFEVGGGGKYGKVKKE; this is encoded by the coding sequence ATGAAAGAATTTTACGCTGACCTGCATATCCATATAGGCAGAACGAGAAGCGGAAGGGCCGTAAAAATAACAGGTGCTAAAACGTTAACCTTCAGCAATGTGCTGCAAGTGGCAAGTGAAAGGAAGGGCCTTGATCTAATCGGAATAATCGATTGCCATTCTCCTGAAATTATCGAAGAAATCGAAGCGGGGATTCTTGATGGCGAAATCACGGAAAAGATTGAAGGCGGACTTCAATACAAGAATACAACCATCATTCCAGGCTCGGAGATTGAAATTTATGATCAGAATTGTAATGGACCGATCCATGTCCTCGCCTATTTTCCCACTTTAAAAGCGATGAAGGAATTCTCTTCATGGATGGGTGGACATGTTAAAAATATCACCTTGAGCTCCCAAAGGATTTATTGTGATGGAAGAACGCTGCAAAAGATCGTGAAGTCACTGGGAGGCCTGTTTATTCCGGCACATGTTTTTACCCCATTTAAAAGCTTATATGGAAAAGGGGTGCGATCCAGTCTGACAGAAGTATTCGATCCGAAGCTCATTGATGCCATCGAACTTGGTTTAAGTTCAGATACAGAAATGGTCAAGGATATCGAGGAGTTGGACTCCTATGTATTCGTGACAAATTCCGATGCGCATTCGCTTGGGAAAATCGCCCGTGAATATCAAAAAGTCCTGCTTGAAGAACCAAGTTTCAATGAGCTTGCAAAAGCCCTTAAAGAAAAAGGGAATCGTAAGGTGGCCGTTAATTATGGATTGAACCCCTTATTGGGAAAGTATCATCAAACCGTATGTTCAGGGTGTTTACACCAGGTATTGAGGGATGATGAACAATGTCCCGAGTGTGGTAATAAATCCATTATTAAAGGGGTATCGTCCAGGATCGAAGAACTCTCCATTTCCGAGCTGGCCGGAAGAAACGGAAGGGAAAGGCCGCCGTATATCCATCAAGTGCCACTCGATTTCATCCCAGGACTCGGACCTAAATCCATGGAAAAACTGTTGGCGGCATTTGGAACAGAGATGAATATCCTTCATGAAGTTACGCTTGAACAGCTCATGGAAATCGTTCCTGAAAAATTGGCGTTCTACATCGATTCTGCCAGAAAAGGGACGCTTTCTTTTGAAGTGGGGGGCGGAGGAAAGTACGGAAAGGTCAAAAAGGAATAA
- a CDS encoding NUDIX hydrolase, which produces MKKFEEKTLSSKKIFTGKVISLQVDDVELPDGKTGKREIIKHPGAVAIIALTADNKIIMVEQYRKALERSLVEIPAGKLEKGEEPVLSAKRELEEETGYECEKMEHIISFYTSPGFADELVHLYMAHNLKKKENAAPLDEDEFVEMLELTLEEAQTYMDEGKIQDAKTAYAVQYLQLKRAMTS; this is translated from the coding sequence ATGAAAAAATTTGAAGAAAAAACGCTATCTTCGAAAAAAATCTTTACGGGAAAGGTAATCAGCCTGCAAGTGGATGATGTAGAGCTTCCAGATGGGAAAACGGGTAAACGTGAAATAATCAAACATCCGGGGGCGGTTGCCATCATAGCTCTCACGGCAGACAATAAAATCATCATGGTTGAGCAGTACCGTAAAGCGCTGGAGAGGAGCTTGGTGGAAATTCCTGCAGGAAAGCTGGAAAAAGGCGAAGAGCCGGTTCTGTCGGCTAAACGGGAACTGGAAGAGGAGACAGGTTATGAATGTGAAAAAATGGAGCACATCATATCCTTCTATACATCCCCAGGTTTCGCCGATGAATTGGTCCACCTTTATATGGCCCACAATTTGAAAAAGAAAGAAAATGCGGCCCCACTGGATGAAGATGAATTTGTCGAGATGCTTGAACTCACGTTGGAGGAAGCTCAAACTTATATGGATGAAGGGAAAATCCAGGATGCCAAAACGGCATATGCAGTTCAGTATCTGCAGTTGAAAAGGGCGATGACATCATAA
- the mciZ gene encoding Z-ring formation inhibitor MciZ, whose product MKVYVLEKSVTLSGKSWEILQKLKQLQNQYVYINDWIADIHDQVPPTPFKRIK is encoded by the coding sequence ATGAAAGTTTACGTATTGGAAAAAAGCGTTACTTTATCCGGAAAGAGTTGGGAAATCCTTCAAAAACTAAAGCAATTACAAAATCAATATGTCTATATCAATGATTGGATTGCCGACATACATGATCAGGTGCCGCCCACTCCTTTTAAACGGATCAAGTGA
- a CDS encoding aldo/keto reductase, translating to MKKRRLGNSDLLVSEIGLGCMSLGTVENHASEIIQSALDEGINYFDTADLYDFGMNEEIVGKNLKSVRDKVYIATKVGNRWNENKDSWSWDPSGAYIKTAVKDSLKRLGTDYIDLYQLHGGTISDNIGETVEAFEDLKKEGYIRYYGISSIRPNVIKEFTEKSELDSVMMQFNLLDRRPEEWLSLLANKQISIIARGPLAKGLLSEKMLEKANEDGYLDYSYHELKDLLPQIKDKLSDRKLNETALQYVLSHQSVATVVPGASSVQQLRENCQAANSPSLSKTELDILKQLTKANKYESHRE from the coding sequence ATGAAAAAACGCAGACTAGGAAATTCTGACTTGCTAGTTTCTGAAATCGGGCTCGGATGCATGTCATTGGGGACTGTTGAAAATCATGCATCCGAAATCATACAGTCCGCTTTAGATGAAGGAATCAATTATTTTGATACGGCTGACTTATATGATTTCGGAATGAATGAAGAAATCGTCGGAAAGAATTTAAAATCGGTCCGCGATAAAGTATACATAGCCACCAAGGTCGGAAACCGCTGGAATGAAAATAAAGATTCCTGGAGCTGGGATCCATCTGGAGCCTATATTAAAACGGCAGTAAAAGATAGCTTAAAGCGATTGGGTACTGATTATATTGATCTTTATCAGTTACATGGCGGCACCATTTCAGACAATATCGGAGAAACGGTAGAAGCATTTGAAGATTTGAAAAAAGAAGGCTATATCCGATATTATGGCATTTCCTCGATTCGTCCGAATGTAATCAAGGAATTCACTGAAAAGTCTGAGCTTGATTCCGTGATGATGCAGTTTAATCTACTTGACCGCCGCCCAGAAGAGTGGCTGTCCCTTTTGGCCAACAAACAGATCAGCATTATCGCCCGTGGCCCCCTTGCCAAAGGGCTGCTCAGTGAAAAAATGCTTGAAAAGGCAAATGAGGATGGATATCTTGACTATAGCTATCACGAACTTAAAGATTTGCTTCCGCAAATAAAAGACAAACTTTCTGATAGGAAGTTGAATGAAACCGCACTTCAATATGTATTGTCACACCAAAGCGTCGCTACCGTTGTACCAGGAGCAAGCTCAGTACAGCAGCTCCGTGAGAACTGCCAGGCCGCTAACAGCCCTTCACTGTCCAAAACCGAGTTGGATATCTTGAAGCAGTTGACCAAAGCGAACAAATATGAAAGTCACCGGGAGTAA
- a CDS encoding Ohr family peroxiredoxin gives MTKTLFTTSVTVDGGREGTAISADGNFTVDIAMPGTPRAKQMPEASNPEQLFAAGYAACFDSALQSVGKIERVSFDSKVTANVSLLMGEMHQYSLAVTLAVKGSGVDKETFETLVHKAHQMCPYSKAINGNVDVAFEIDVD, from the coding sequence ATGACAAAAACATTATTTACAACGTCTGTAACAGTTGATGGCGGAAGAGAAGGAACAGCAATTTCTGCTGACGGCAACTTCACGGTTGATATTGCGATGCCTGGTACACCTAGGGCTAAACAGATGCCTGAAGCATCTAATCCGGAACAGCTTTTTGCAGCTGGATATGCTGCATGTTTTGATAGTGCTTTGCAATCAGTTGGTAAAATTGAACGCGTTTCTTTCGATTCCAAAGTCACCGCAAACGTCAGTCTTTTGATGGGTGAGATGCATCAGTACAGCTTGGCTGTAACTTTGGCAGTGAAGGGATCCGGGGTCGACAAGGAGACGTTCGAAACCCTTGTTCATAAGGCGCATCAAATGTGTCCTTATTCAAAAGCGATCAATGGCAATGTGGACGTCGCCTTTGAAATAGATGTAGATTGA
- a CDS encoding MarR family winged helix-turn-helix transcriptional regulator — MQSKIEKVLEDQLCFLLYASSREMTKKYKPLLDKLEVTYPQYLVLLLLWEQDTLTVKKLGELLALDSGTLTPMLKRMEQNGLIVRERSSEDERSVMIKLTDKGLGLQEEACFIPDRISAMSGDDKKVVEDLKASLLQLLKTLQEF; from the coding sequence ATGCAAAGTAAAATAGAAAAAGTACTGGAAGACCAATTATGTTTCCTGCTTTATGCAAGTTCAAGGGAAATGACGAAGAAATATAAACCGCTGCTTGATAAACTCGAAGTGACATATCCTCAATACCTTGTTCTTCTTCTATTATGGGAACAGGATACACTTACAGTAAAAAAACTAGGGGAGCTCCTTGCCCTCGACTCAGGAACGCTTACCCCCATGTTGAAACGAATGGAGCAGAATGGCTTGATTGTCCGTGAACGTTCGTCTGAGGATGAACGGTCTGTCATGATTAAGTTGACGGATAAGGGACTTGGTTTACAGGAAGAGGCCTGTTTCATTCCAGATCGCATTTCGGCAATGTCGGGTGATGATAAGAAGGTGGTTGAGGATTTAAAAGCTTCGCTGCTCCAACTATTGAAAACATTACAGGAATTTTAG
- a CDS encoding YqkE family protein produces MKKKQQRNQNQSKNQDKESSSLKLGDMINQDIMSQLRQKQKELNEAEQEKRAAEEEKKREERKRREKNKSFEELLGESNLNWKNYK; encoded by the coding sequence GTGAAAAAGAAACAGCAGCGAAATCAAAATCAAAGCAAAAACCAAGATAAAGAATCATCTTCATTGAAACTCGGTGATATGATCAATCAAGATATCATGTCCCAGCTTCGTCAAAAGCAAAAAGAACTTAATGAGGCTGAACAAGAAAAACGGGCAGCGGAAGAAGAAAAAAAACGCGAAGAAAGAAAGCGTCGGGAGAAGAATAAATCATTCGAAGAACTATTGGGTGAAAGCAACCTGAACTGGAAGAACTATAAATGA
- a CDS encoding alpha/beta hydrolase: MKKWWFTLAGILSYIIGVGIYFSNRIMYMKKKEGDFIQNREIMAKRLITEDFDNLPKTEIWVSSPSGYSLKCLFIEPHDTNKWVVISHGVTENKVNSIKYMNIFLKRGFNAIIYDHRRHGDSGGKTSSYGHYEKFDLKAVIDELKRRKGPDLHIGIHGESMGAVTLLLYAGMLEDGADFYIADCPFSNFEDQIKHQLKQVVPLPSWTVFPLGRTFIKLRDGYWTNEVSPIDYMKNIRNPVLFIHSENDSFIPASMTAELYAAKEGPKQLYIAKKGAHAQSYNENPREYEDQIDQFLKLV, translated from the coding sequence ATGAAGAAATGGTGGTTTACACTGGCTGGAATCCTATCGTATATCATCGGCGTCGGCATTTATTTTTCCAATCGGATCATGTACATGAAAAAGAAGGAAGGTGATTTTATCCAGAATCGTGAAATCATGGCTAAACGCCTGATCACGGAGGATTTTGATAATCTGCCTAAAACGGAAATTTGGGTATCGTCACCATCCGGATATTCCTTGAAATGCTTGTTTATCGAACCGCATGATACTAATAAGTGGGTGGTCATTTCCCATGGTGTGACGGAGAACAAAGTCAATTCGATTAAGTACATGAATATTTTTCTTAAGCGAGGCTTCAATGCCATCATTTATGACCACCGCCGGCATGGGGACTCCGGGGGCAAGACGAGCAGTTATGGACATTATGAAAAATTCGACCTGAAGGCTGTAATCGATGAATTGAAAAGACGTAAAGGTCCCGACCTTCATATTGGCATTCATGGAGAATCCATGGGGGCTGTAACCCTGCTTTTATATGCCGGAATGCTTGAAGATGGTGCTGATTTTTACATTGCCGACTGTCCATTTTCAAATTTCGAGGATCAGATCAAACACCAGCTTAAACAAGTAGTCCCACTTCCCTCTTGGACCGTGTTTCCGCTTGGGCGTACGTTCATCAAACTCCGTGATGGATATTGGACAAATGAAGTGTCACCAATCGATTATATGAAAAATATCCGAAACCCCGTGCTCTTCATCCATAGTGAAAATGACAGTTTCATTCCCGCTTCCATGACAGCGGAATTATATGCAGCAAAAGAGGGCCCAAAGCAGCTGTACATCGCTAAAAAAGGGGCCCACGCTCAATCTTACAATGAAAATCCAAGAGAATATGAAGATCAAATCGATCAGTTTCTAAAACTTGTCTGA
- a CDS encoding iron-sulfur cluster biosynthesis family protein, with translation MYIEWTETAAEKIVDKVQEQEGYLQLKYDTDGCGCVVSGVTALWWVNEPEEGTEKVETNGIPLYVEKSKMIFLDEVMKIDFVPEANSFQLKSPNQILNPRMSFFIKSK, from the coding sequence ATGTATATTGAATGGACGGAAACAGCGGCTGAGAAAATAGTCGATAAGGTACAGGAACAAGAAGGATATTTACAGTTGAAATATGATACTGATGGCTGTGGCTGCGTGGTAAGTGGTGTGACCGCGCTATGGTGGGTCAACGAACCTGAAGAAGGTACCGAAAAAGTGGAAACAAACGGGATTCCTCTATATGTGGAGAAATCAAAAATGATTTTCCTTGATGAAGTCATGAAAATAGACTTTGTTCCGGAAGCGAACAGCTTTCAATTAAAAAGTCCGAATCAAATCTTAAATCCGAGGATGAGCTTTTTTATAAAATCTAAATGA
- a CDS encoding YolD-like family protein, with the protein MIRDRGRIKWTSMMLPEHVKMLRDWVVEDGYETKRILDEQQLEEMNAVMGEAMEERKDVTIAHYEGNRYQLLIGRIHYYNEPTQKLHIVDRFQQVHYIRLSDIADVRITE; encoded by the coding sequence ATGATTCGTGATCGCGGCCGTATCAAATGGACATCGATGATGTTACCGGAGCATGTGAAGATGCTGCGGGATTGGGTGGTGGAGGATGGCTATGAAACGAAGCGCATCTTGGATGAGCAGCAATTGGAAGAAATGAATGCTGTAATGGGGGAAGCGATGGAGGAAAGAAAGGATGTTACGATTGCACATTATGAAGGAAACCGGTATCAGCTGTTAATCGGCAGGATCCATTATTATAATGAACCCACCCAAAAACTTCATATCGTTGATCGGTTTCAGCAGGTTCACTATATCAGGCTTTCCGATATAGCGGATGTAAGGATAACGGAATGA
- a CDS encoding DNA polymerase thumb domain-containing protein, which yields MMDYGTMPKQSIMCIDMKSFYASCSAVMLGLDPLDCYLAVVGDLKRTGSIVLAASPKMKKEFGIKTGSRMFEIPNDPRIVVVEPKMATYLRVSTEITRLFNRYVPKEAIHVYSVDESFVKVDGAASLWGDARMIAEKIKDEIERELQLPCAIGIGPNMLMAKLCLDLDAKHKGIAEWKYEDVPSKLWPISPLREMWGIGRRVEKTLHGMGIFTVGQLANYDLELLEAKFGIMGNQLYHHAWGIDLSDMGAAIIEGQVSFGKSQILLRDYKEEHEVKQVMLEICEEVGRRARTHRKAGRTVSLSIGYSKDEFGGGFHRSRSISEPTNITMELYKVCLELFHENYKQKTVRSIEVRLSNIVDDNEMQLTLFDASRWKKRELSYTVDRIRHKYGAKSLLRAVSYTEAGTAVYRSRLLGGHKA from the coding sequence ATGATGGATTATGGGACGATGCCGAAACAATCAATTATGTGTATCGATATGAAAAGTTTTTATGCAAGCTGTTCAGCAGTCATGCTTGGTCTGGACCCGCTTGATTGTTATCTGGCGGTGGTTGGTGATTTGAAGAGGACAGGAAGCATTGTGCTCGCGGCTTCTCCAAAAATGAAGAAGGAATTTGGCATAAAGACAGGGTCGCGGATGTTTGAGATCCCGAATGATCCGAGGATTGTCGTCGTTGAACCTAAAATGGCGACCTATTTAAGGGTTTCGACGGAAATCACCCGCTTGTTCAACCGTTATGTGCCCAAAGAAGCGATTCACGTATATAGTGTGGACGAAAGTTTTGTGAAAGTCGATGGTGCCGCTTCTTTATGGGGAGATGCCCGGATGATAGCTGAAAAGATAAAGGATGAAATCGAACGCGAATTACAGCTCCCGTGTGCAATTGGAATTGGACCGAACATGCTTATGGCAAAACTTTGCCTTGATTTGGATGCCAAACATAAAGGGATTGCCGAATGGAAGTATGAGGATGTGCCAAGCAAACTTTGGCCGATTTCCCCGCTTCGTGAAATGTGGGGGATCGGCAGGCGCGTTGAAAAAACCCTTCATGGAATGGGGATATTTACGGTTGGGCAGCTTGCCAACTATGATCTTGAATTACTTGAAGCGAAGTTTGGGATTATGGGCAATCAGCTTTACCACCATGCGTGGGGAATAGATTTATCCGATATGGGGGCAGCGATCATCGAAGGGCAGGTAAGCTTCGGCAAAAGCCAAATCCTGCTGCGGGATTATAAGGAGGAGCATGAGGTGAAGCAGGTCATGCTGGAAATTTGCGAAGAAGTTGGAAGAAGGGCACGCACCCATCGCAAGGCAGGAAGAACGGTGAGCCTAAGCATTGGTTACAGCAAGGATGAGTTTGGCGGGGGTTTCCATCGTTCGCGTTCGATTAGCGAGCCGACCAACATTACGATGGAGTTATATAAAGTTTGTCTGGAGCTTTTTCATGAGAACTATAAGCAAAAAACGGTTCGGAGCATAGAGGTCAGACTCTCGAATATTGTGGATGATAACGAAATGCAGCTGACTTTATTCGATGCTTCGCGCTGGAAGAAGCGGGAATTGAGTTACACGGTTGATCGAATTCGCCATAAATATGGAGCCAAATCGTTATTGCGTGCGGTTTCGTATACGGAAGCGGGTACAGCCGTTTACCGAAGCAGGCTGCTTGGTGGGCATAAGGCGTAG
- a CDS encoding C40 family peptidase, which produces MKKWIASAAVASAMMLTPLQASANIGDQTLRPGMTHSDVKQLQQLLKTKGYFTYTGSLTTYYGTYSTSAVKKFQKAKGLTADGIAGRGTFNALGVYNVNNTSLISYAKTLIGKPYKWGGTTPTGFDCSGFVYYVFQKSQGITLPRTTSLLYSNTGLKVSSPAKGDLVFFDTSSGRTGVSHVGIYIGNGQFISATSSKGVTITDMDNTYWKPKYLGAKTL; this is translated from the coding sequence ATGAAGAAATGGATCGCTTCAGCTGCTGTTGCATCTGCCATGATGCTAACCCCACTGCAAGCCTCTGCAAATATTGGAGATCAAACCCTCAGACCCGGAATGACACATAGCGATGTCAAACAACTACAACAACTTTTAAAAACCAAAGGGTATTTCACATATACAGGTTCACTGACTACATATTACGGCACCTATTCTACATCTGCAGTAAAAAAATTCCAGAAAGCCAAAGGATTAACTGCCGATGGAATTGCCGGCCGGGGCACATTTAATGCGCTTGGTGTTTATAATGTCAATAATACAAGCCTGATAAGCTATGCAAAAACCTTAATCGGCAAACCTTACAAATGGGGCGGGACGACACCGACTGGATTCGACTGCTCAGGCTTCGTCTATTATGTATTCCAGAAATCGCAAGGAATTACCTTACCGCGTACAACATCATTACTCTATTCCAATACAGGTTTAAAAGTATCTTCACCAGCTAAGGGTGATCTTGTATTCTTTGATACTTCTTCTGGAAGAACAGGTGTATCCCATGTTGGAATCTATATCGGAAATGGTCAATTCATTAGTGCTACGTCTTCTAAAGGAGTAACCATCACGGATATGGATAATACTTATTGGAAACCAAAATATTTAGGTGCGAAAACTTTATAA